The sequence below is a genomic window from Dyadobacter chenwenxiniae.
TTCGTTACGTGCAGAGCTGTTTGATGAAAGCGGGAAGTTCGTGGACACAGTTGGCGTAGGCAGTGAAAATCCGCTGCTCATTAAGCTGCCCGATAATCTCGCAAACGGACAATACAGCATTCGGCTAGCTGGAACGTCCCCAAATCTTGCCGGAAGCACTTCGTCACTTTTCTTTGTGAACAATGCGTACAGATCCGTTCAGGTTGTTAACACGATCAAAGCTGTGAAGGAAAATCAATCCGTCGATTTGACCTGGTTAGTCGCGCCTAATCCGGGAATGCGAAGGATGGTGTTGGAAAAAACAACAAACGGCGATACTTACACTGACCTGCAACAATACAATGTTTCCGATAACGGAATAAGCTCGGGCGTGTACGCTTATACGGATGCGGACATTGACGCTAAAATAATTTTCTACCGGATAAGGCTGGAATATACAGATGGAACGACCTCCTACTCGCCCATTGTGACTGTGTTGGAACCCGGCGCACTGCCCCAGCTTGTCGCATTCCCCAATCCTGTTACAAAACAGGCATTTTATCTGGAATGCGATAAAAATAAGCCTGCTCCACAACTTTCGCTTTTTGACGTGGCCGGACGAGCGCACCCATTATTTGTGTCCGACCGGGAGATCATTGGTTTGCTCGCAGTCCGGCCGCATTACCCTTTGCCGGCTGGCATTTACATTTTACGCATTGTGACAGAAAGCAGCACAAGTACGCAACGGATGTTTTATGTTGACTAAGGTTATGACCATCAGCACATTCCAACTTAATTAAAAGCATTGGTGTCCATGCGGATTGTAACCTAACCTTGAATGCTCATGAAGAACTTTACAATCATCTGTGCCACTCTGCTCTTGTTCAGCTCTTGCAAGAAAAACGCAGACGAAGTCACTCCTGATGGCCGCACATTGGCTGCTATCACCTTAAACGATTACTTCATTACAAGCATTGCTTTCGACAAAAAGGGCAATGCATGGCTTGGAACACTCCAACAAGGCTTAATCAAGTATGATGGTGTGACGGCCAAAATATTCGATTCCTCCAATTCCATACTTACAGGCGCTGCCATTAGAGACATTGAGATTGACAAAACGGATAACGTCTGGATCGGCAGCGACAACCTTATTAAATATGACGGATCAAAGTTTACAAGATATGAAGCGCAGCAATTTGGATTACCAAAGAACGCCGTTCAGTCCATAGCGATCGATGCAAGCCATAATATCTGGTTTTCATGCAGCAGTTTTCAATCAGGCGGATTGGTAAAATATGACGGAGCAACATTCAAAACATTCACCCCGGCCAATTCCAAATTGCCCGGAAATATGGTTCAAAGCATTACAATAAATCAATCCAACGAGGTTTGGGTCGCGCTTAATGATGGCGTCGATGAAGGTTCCCTCGCCAAAATAGGCGCGGATGACATCATTTCTGTTGCCGGATCAAAGGAGTTAGGGTTTAAACCTTATCATTTCGGCAACCTTGTCGTCAACAAAAACAATGAACTGGTGGCGTCCATTGATTATGGTTTGTCGAGTTTAATGATCACTGGAAGGCCGCAAATTTTTAAGTTTAATGGCAGCAAAGCGCAAGTTGTAAGCTTGCCTGATGAACAATCGCTGATCTACAGCACTCGATCAATTTACTCGGATAAAAACGGAAATCTTTGGGCATCCTTTTCCAGCGCCGACAAAGAATGCGGCATTTTCAATGGAAAGGAATGGAAGTTTATAAAGTTAGGAACAAGTGGAATTTTCGCTTTTGCTGAAAACCCAAACGGTGAAATGTGGCTGGGAACCGGCGAAGGTTTATATATTTTGAAATAAAAAAAGGATAACACTTCGGCTGCTCAGTGTGACAAACGCTTTGTCACACTGAGCAGCCGAAGTGTTAATCTTCGAACAATCTCCCCAAACCACCAATAACCGAACCACTTTCTTTCCCTG
It includes:
- a CDS encoding ligand-binding sensor domain-containing protein; the protein is MKNFTIICATLLLFSSCKKNADEVTPDGRTLAAITLNDYFITSIAFDKKGNAWLGTLQQGLIKYDGVTAKIFDSSNSILTGAAIRDIEIDKTDNVWIGSDNLIKYDGSKFTRYEAQQFGLPKNAVQSIAIDASHNIWFSCSSFQSGGLVKYDGATFKTFTPANSKLPGNMVQSITINQSNEVWVALNDGVDEGSLAKIGADDIISVAGSKELGFKPYHFGNLVVNKNNELVASIDYGLSSLMITGRPQIFKFNGSKAQVVSLPDEQSLIYSTRSIYSDKNGNLWASFSSADKECGIFNGKEWKFIKLGTSGIFAFAENPNGEMWLGTGEGLYILK